In the Candidatus Zixiibacteriota bacterium genome, one interval contains:
- the guaB gene encoding IMP dehydrogenase produces MTRILDDIALTFDDVLLVPAHSSVLPRETDITTSIAPNLNLKIPLVASAMDTVCESRLAIALARQGGIGVIHKNMSPKVQADEVDKVKRSESGMIVDPITLSPTDTVGEALKVMSRFSISGIPITMQGKLAGILTNRDLRFHKDTAVPISEVMTSENLVTVKEGTDMDTAQGILHKHRIEKLLIVDDDYMLKGMITVKDIMKKIQYPNAAKDDQGRLRVAGAIGVGEDLEERAGALVWAGVDMLVIDSSHGHSQGVLDGVTAIKKKYPSLPLMAGNVATADGTRALIDAGCDCVKVGIGPGSICTTRIVTGAGVPQIAAIICAVEAALKSGTPVVADGGIRFSGDIVKSLACGASAVMVGSLFAGVEESPGETVLFEGRSFKVYRGMGSLGAMKQGSHDRYFQRKQEEAAKFVPEGIEGRVPYKGMLEDTVYQLVGGLRSGMGICGAATLAELSEKSEMVRITAAGMVESHPHSVPITKEAPNYRRMY; encoded by the coding sequence TGACCTTTGACGATGTGCTGCTGGTGCCGGCTCATTCGAGCGTGTTACCGCGCGAGACCGACATCACTACCAGCATCGCTCCCAACCTCAATCTTAAAATTCCTCTGGTGGCGTCGGCTATGGACACCGTCTGCGAATCAAGGCTGGCTATTGCGCTGGCCCGGCAGGGAGGGATAGGCGTTATTCACAAGAACATGTCGCCCAAAGTTCAGGCCGATGAAGTCGACAAGGTCAAACGTTCCGAGTCGGGTATGATCGTCGATCCCATAACATTATCTCCTACTGACACCGTTGGAGAGGCCCTAAAGGTTATGAGCCGTTTCTCTATTTCAGGTATTCCCATTACAATGCAGGGAAAGCTCGCAGGCATTCTGACTAACAGGGATCTTCGCTTTCACAAGGATACAGCGGTTCCAATATCGGAAGTCATGACTTCAGAGAACCTGGTCACGGTCAAAGAAGGCACAGATATGGATACCGCCCAGGGAATACTGCATAAGCACCGTATTGAGAAGCTATTGATTGTCGATGATGACTACATGCTCAAGGGCATGATCACCGTCAAGGATATCATGAAGAAGATTCAGTATCCGAACGCAGCCAAGGACGATCAGGGTCGGTTGAGGGTGGCTGGCGCTATTGGTGTCGGCGAAGACCTTGAGGAGCGGGCCGGTGCGTTGGTATGGGCCGGGGTGGATATGCTAGTGATTGACAGTTCCCACGGACACAGCCAGGGTGTGCTCGACGGAGTTACAGCCATAAAAAAGAAATATCCTTCACTACCCCTGATGGCCGGAAATGTAGCCACCGCCGACGGTACACGGGCGCTCATTGATGCCGGGTGCGACTGTGTCAAAGTAGGAATTGGTCCCGGATCAATATGTACTACACGCATTGTCACCGGGGCCGGAGTACCGCAGATTGCAGCCATAATATGCGCGGTTGAGGCCGCCCTTAAAAGCGGTACGCCGGTAGTGGCGGACGGTGGCATTCGCTTCAGTGGCGATATTGTCAAGTCGCTGGCGTGTGGAGCCAGTGCTGTAATGGTCGGATCGCTGTTTGCCGGAGTCGAAGAATCTCCGGGCGAAACGGTCCTGTTTGAAGGCCGTTCGTTCAAGGTATACCGGGGTATGGGTTCCTTAGGGGCAATGAAGCAGGGCAGTCACGACCGCTATTTTCAGCGAAAACAGGAAGAAGCGGCCAAGTTTGTCCCGGAGGGAATAGAAGGACGCGTACCATACAAAGGAATGCTGGAGGACACCGTCTATCAACTGGTCGGTGGTCTGCGCTCCGGGATGGGAATCTGTGGGGCAGCGACCTTGGCGGAGCTTAGCGAGAAATCTGAAATGGTGCGCATTACTGCCGCCGGAATGGTGGAGTCGCATCCGCACTCGGTCCCAATTACTAAAGAAGCACCCAACTACCGCAGGATGTACTGA
- the recJ gene encoding single-stranded-DNA-specific exonuclease RecJ encodes MVLIRRSMPLKWVVAEDRDPQLVQDLVSATELPANVVKILISREMNDPVAIKRFLDPDLTDLVDPFSLVGMKDGIERVTEALFNNEKITIYGDYDVDGITATSLLYMVINKLGGQVDFHLPNRLTEGYGLSKEGIDKAKERGVSLIITVDTGITAVVEIGYAKSVGIDVIVTDHHEPGADTPEAYTIINPKQADCNYKTELSGVGVAFKFAQALYSSLNQDERDLWEHLDLVALGTAADIVPLVNENRTLTKFGIRQIARTTKPGLKSLTFISGLMGKDISTGQVVFVLAPRINALGRLGDASEAIRLLSTRDERVAAEIARKLDSENRRRKDIDEKTLNEALAQMEELVEIGTDRAIVLAGDDWHQGVIGIVASRLVERYYLPTVMISVVNGEGKGSARSIPGFHLCEALKECEHLLIRYGGHKYAAGLSIAPENVEEFRIKFVEVSNRILSEEDIVPKFHIDLEIELTDIDDDFMTNIESFAPFGPQNMRPVFLTRNCEVSAQPYVVGNNHLKMRIRKGDAEFDVIGFGFGDTVRLISSRGCLVDVVYVVEYNTYRNVTRKQIRLKDIRLTAGTATV; translated from the coding sequence ATGGTTCTGATCCGCAGATCTATGCCACTCAAATGGGTGGTTGCTGAAGATCGAGATCCCCAGCTTGTTCAAGATCTGGTGTCGGCGACAGAATTACCCGCCAACGTGGTCAAGATACTTATCAGTCGAGAAATGAATGATCCTGTGGCGATCAAGCGCTTCCTTGATCCTGACCTGACTGATCTTGTAGATCCCTTCTCGCTGGTAGGTATGAAGGACGGAATCGAACGCGTCACCGAGGCCCTATTCAATAATGAGAAGATTACAATCTACGGGGACTACGATGTCGATGGCATTACCGCTACATCACTGCTGTATATGGTCATCAACAAGCTTGGTGGTCAGGTCGATTTCCATTTGCCCAATCGTCTGACTGAAGGATATGGCTTGTCCAAAGAAGGTATCGATAAAGCCAAAGAGCGGGGAGTCTCGCTCATCATTACGGTCGATACCGGTATTACGGCAGTGGTGGAAATTGGTTATGCCAAATCGGTCGGAATTGATGTCATCGTCACCGACCACCACGAACCGGGTGCCGATACGCCAGAAGCGTACACCATAATCAATCCCAAGCAAGCTGATTGTAATTACAAGACCGAACTGTCCGGGGTGGGTGTGGCGTTCAAGTTTGCTCAGGCTCTTTACAGTTCGCTCAATCAGGACGAGCGTGATCTCTGGGAACATCTCGATCTGGTAGCTCTTGGAACTGCGGCTGATATTGTTCCTCTGGTAAATGAAAACCGCACTCTAACCAAGTTCGGTATCAGGCAGATTGCCCGAACCACAAAGCCGGGTCTTAAATCGCTAACTTTTATCTCCGGTCTGATGGGTAAAGACATAAGTACGGGCCAGGTAGTTTTCGTTCTGGCTCCGCGAATCAATGCTCTTGGTCGCCTGGGTGATGCAAGTGAGGCAATTCGTTTGTTATCCACTCGTGACGAACGGGTAGCTGCGGAGATTGCTCGTAAGCTCGACAGCGAGAATCGCCGACGAAAGGACATCGACGAGAAGACACTCAATGAGGCTCTCGCTCAAATGGAAGAATTGGTCGAAATCGGTACCGATCGAGCAATTGTACTGGCCGGTGATGACTGGCACCAGGGAGTTATTGGAATCGTGGCAAGTCGTCTTGTAGAACGTTACTACCTGCCAACGGTAATGATCTCAGTGGTGAACGGTGAAGGCAAAGGTTCGGCCCGATCCATTCCTGGTTTCCATCTCTGTGAGGCTCTCAAGGAATGCGAGCACCTTCTCATCCGATATGGCGGACACAAATACGCAGCCGGGTTATCGATTGCTCCTGAGAATGTTGAGGAGTTCCGCATCAAATTTGTAGAGGTTTCTAACCGCATTCTCTCCGAGGAAGATATTGTTCCTAAGTTTCACATTGACCTCGAGATCGAACTTACTGATATCGACGATGATTTCATGACCAACATTGAGTCCTTTGCACCTTTTGGTCCTCAGAACATGCGACCGGTATTTCTGACCCGTAATTGTGAGGTCTCCGCCCAGCCTTATGTAGTCGGTAACAATCATCTCAAGATGCGGATACGCAAGGGGGATGCGGAGTTTGACGTTATCGGTTTTGGATTCGGTGATACTGTCCGTTTGATTTCTTCGAGAGGCTGTCTGGTTGATGTTGTGTATGTGGTCGAGTACAACACCTACCGCAATGTCACCCGGAAGCAGATTCGGCTCAAAGATATTCGTCTCACAGCCGGTACTGCCACTGTCTGA
- the meaB gene encoding methylmalonyl Co-A mutase-associated GTPase MeaB, which produces MAVIDKFQAGDIRALSRIVSFVEDRCTGYRDLLTRLYKSVGHSLRIGITGPPGAGKSTLVNCLIHEFLKDNERVGVIAVDPSSPFTGGALLGDRVRMNDFPPDGHVYFRSMATRGVSGGLTAATHNVTVVYDAFGFDITLIETVGVGQVELDIVDTCDVVVVVVVPESGDAVQTMKAGLTEIADIFCVNKADRPGAERITSELRQAMQLRKTEDGAWRVPVIPTEAVTRKNVDKLVVKIHDFIEDARSKGRFESHRREQIKKQIVSVLQNRFQRDFVDLLAHEVQFDQIVDEIARGQTDPYAVGERLYRRFSSRT; this is translated from the coding sequence ATGGCCGTGATCGACAAATTTCAGGCCGGTGATATTCGAGCCTTGTCCCGGATTGTCTCGTTTGTCGAAGACCGTTGTACTGGATATCGTGATCTACTGACCCGACTGTACAAATCGGTCGGACACTCTCTGCGCATAGGTATAACCGGCCCTCCCGGAGCCGGCAAATCAACTCTCGTCAATTGTTTGATCCACGAATTCCTCAAGGATAATGAGAGAGTAGGAGTTATCGCCGTAGATCCGAGCTCACCGTTCACAGGTGGAGCGCTTTTGGGTGATCGGGTCCGGATGAACGATTTCCCGCCTGACGGCCACGTGTATTTCCGTTCCATGGCTACCCGTGGTGTCTCCGGCGGACTAACGGCCGCTACGCACAATGTGACGGTTGTCTATGATGCTTTCGGTTTCGACATTACTCTTATCGAGACGGTTGGTGTGGGACAGGTGGAGCTTGATATTGTTGATACCTGCGATGTGGTGGTAGTCGTCGTGGTGCCGGAATCGGGCGACGCGGTTCAGACTATGAAAGCCGGCCTGACGGAAATCGCCGACATCTTTTGTGTCAACAAGGCCGACCGACCGGGAGCCGAACGGATTACCTCCGAGTTGCGCCAGGCCATGCAGCTCCGCAAGACAGAGGATGGCGCCTGGAGAGTACCGGTTATTCCAACCGAGGCCGTTACTCGGAAAAATGTCGACAAACTGGTCGTCAAGATTCACGATTTTATTGAGGATGCCCGGTCCAAAGGCCGCTTTGAATCGCACCGCCGTGAGCAGATAAAAAAACAAATTGTAAGCGTGCTGCAAAACCGTTTCCAACGAGATTTTGTCGATCTTTTGGCGCACGAAGTACAATTTGATCAGATCGTGGATGAAATTGCGCGTGGCCAGACCGACCCATACGCGGTTGGCGAGCGGCTTTATCGCCGATTCTCATCCAGGACGTGA
- a CDS encoding methylmalonyl-CoA mutase family protein — protein MFGKTFLSKLKKHRISWNEVAEKFRNRKSRPRFFTVSSVEIDELYGPDSIKGADRDEHFWDSIGFPGEFPYTRGVHHTMYRSRLWTMRQFAGMGTPRQTNERFHYILKQGGTGLSTAFDLPTLMGYDSDHSRSLGEVGKCGVAVDTLADMEIIFDGIDLAKVSTSMTINSPASMLLAMYLAVAEKQGVPFDKVRGTLQNDILKEYIAQKEFIYPPRPSLRLITDMMDYCTKHVPQWNTISVSGYHIREAGATAVQELAFTLADGFQYIESAIEDGQNVDDFAPRLSFFFNAHSDFFEEICKYRAARRIFAKRMRDKYGAKNPRSWLLRFHTQTAGCSLTAQQPENNIVRVAVQALSGVLGGTQSLHTNSMDETLALPSEKAVTIALRTQQIIAHETGAANTVDPLAGSYFVESLTDQMEAEAEKYFDEIEQRGGVLQCIEDGFFQQEIARAAYRHQQELEKKDRIIVGVNDYEMEDEEIDIPVLRIDKQVEPDQCAFLKKVRAERDDAKLQAAMSNLREVARGDGNTFEALLECSRAYASVGEMCDVLREEWGEYSETAAAMRPC, from the coding sequence ATGTTTGGCAAGACATTTCTGAGTAAGCTCAAAAAGCATCGCATCAGCTGGAATGAGGTGGCCGAGAAGTTCCGCAATAGGAAATCACGCCCGCGTTTTTTCACAGTGTCATCGGTTGAAATAGATGAACTATACGGCCCCGACTCGATCAAAGGAGCCGACCGCGACGAACATTTCTGGGACAGCATTGGCTTTCCGGGCGAGTTTCCATACACGCGCGGAGTACACCACACGATGTACCGAAGCCGCTTGTGGACTATGCGCCAGTTTGCCGGCATGGGTACTCCCCGGCAGACAAACGAGCGGTTCCACTATATTCTCAAACAGGGGGGCACCGGCCTCTCAACCGCCTTTGATCTGCCAACCCTGATGGGTTACGATTCCGACCACTCCCGTTCACTTGGCGAAGTCGGTAAGTGCGGCGTAGCCGTCGATACGCTGGCCGACATGGAGATCATTTTCGACGGCATTGACCTGGCGAAAGTGTCTACCTCGATGACGATCAACTCGCCTGCTTCGATGCTGCTGGCTATGTATCTGGCTGTTGCCGAAAAACAGGGCGTTCCGTTTGACAAGGTGCGAGGCACACTTCAAAACGACATTCTCAAGGAATACATCGCCCAGAAAGAGTTCATCTACCCGCCGCGACCATCTCTTAGGCTTATTACTGATATGATGGACTATTGCACGAAACATGTCCCGCAGTGGAATACGATCTCGGTCTCCGGCTACCACATTCGCGAAGCAGGTGCTACCGCCGTACAGGAACTGGCGTTTACTCTTGCTGACGGTTTCCAGTATATCGAGTCGGCTATTGAAGACGGACAGAACGTCGATGATTTTGCACCGCGCTTGTCGTTCTTTTTCAATGCTCATAGTGATTTCTTTGAAGAGATTTGTAAATACCGCGCCGCTCGTCGTATTTTTGCCAAGAGGATGCGTGACAAATATGGTGCCAAAAACCCCCGTTCGTGGTTGCTCCGTTTCCACACCCAGACAGCTGGTTGTTCATTGACTGCTCAACAGCCGGAGAACAATATCGTTCGCGTTGCTGTGCAAGCCCTCAGTGGTGTGTTGGGTGGTACGCAGTCGCTACACACTAACTCTATGGATGAAACCCTGGCGCTGCCTTCGGAAAAAGCGGTTACGATAGCATTGCGCACACAACAAATTATCGCTCACGAAACCGGCGCCGCCAATACGGTTGATCCGTTAGCCGGGTCGTATTTTGTGGAGAGCCTGACTGACCAGATGGAAGCCGAAGCTGAAAAATATTTTGACGAGATCGAGCAGCGCGGGGGAGTGTTACAGTGTATTGAAGACGGGTTTTTCCAGCAGGAAATTGCCCGTGCGGCCTATCGTCACCAGCAGGAACTGGAAAAGAAGGACCGCATTATTGTCGGTGTCAATGATTACGAAATGGAAGACGAAGAGATCGACATCCCCGTGCTCAGGATTGACAAACAGGTTGAACCGGACCAGTGTGCATTCTTGAAAAAGGTTCGGGCCGAGCGCGACGATGCCAAGTTGCAGGCAGCAATGTCGAACCTGCGCGAAGTTGCTCGTGGCGATGGTAACACGTTTGAGGCTTTGCTGGAATGCAGCCGGGCGTATGCGTCGGTGGGCGAAATGTGTGATGTTTTGCGCGAGGAATGGGGCGAATATTCGGAGACGGCGGCCGCTATGCGACCGTGTTAG
- a CDS encoding cobalamin B12-binding domain-containing protein, with product MSEQKIRILLAKPGLDGHDRGIKVIAAAFRDAGMEVIYTGLRQTPEMIVDAAVQEDVDAIGVSVLSGAHMTLFPAILEVMKTKDAGDIILFGGGIIPDEDKEELEKMGIAKVFTPGASTSAAIEFIRKAVSEKTTDDNIM from the coding sequence ATGTCCGAACAAAAAATCAGAATACTGTTAGCAAAACCCGGCCTTGACGGTCACGACCGGGGTATCAAAGTTATCGCCGCCGCGTTTCGTGACGCCGGCATGGAAGTTATCTACACCGGCCTGCGACAAACGCCGGAGATGATTGTGGATGCCGCCGTACAGGAAGACGTCGACGCCATTGGTGTGTCGGTTTTGTCGGGAGCGCATATGACGTTGTTCCCAGCCATTCTTGAAGTTATGAAAACGAAAGACGCCGGTGATATTATTCTTTTTGGGGGTGGCATTATCCCCGACGAGGACAAGGAAGAACTCGAAAAGATGGGTATTGCCAAAGTGTTTACGCCCGGTGCGTCGACTTCGGCGGCGATCGAGTTTATTCGCAAGGCTGTAAGTGAAAAAACAACAGACGATAATATAATGTAG
- the hisC gene encoding histidinol-phosphate transaminase yields the protein MIKIPEHVRKLQAYQTAKSIRELTHEKKLNRIVRLASNENPHGPSPKAVAALRQLGADLHRYVDPRSTELVKAIAERYGRSPSQVMCAHGSDALLAYVINAFTLEGDEILTVDATFTGIFVNTNKQGRKVRLVPLTDYVIDLEVLAASVSTDTKIVYLANPNNPTGTMFSQSRFEAFMDQVPKEVLVILDEAYCAYASKHDGYPDGLQYSHENLIIARSLSKVYGLAGLRIGFAVGPEYLIDALYKVKLPFEPNQPAQVAAMAALADDEFLQRTIEVNEQSLARFTTCFDRLEIPYVKTVACFVLVLLPTEEVARLFFERCLDYGLIVRHAGSFGVANGIRISSGNKEDTEFAVDVIEKVWQEITASSCVTGCNK from the coding sequence ATGATTAAGATACCAGAACATGTAAGAAAGCTTCAGGCATATCAGACCGCCAAATCGATTAGGGAACTAACCCACGAGAAAAAACTAAACCGCATCGTCAGGCTGGCTTCCAATGAGAATCCGCACGGCCCTTCGCCCAAGGCGGTGGCCGCTCTGAGACAATTAGGTGCCGACCTGCACAGATACGTGGATCCCCGCTCGACCGAACTGGTGAAGGCCATCGCAGAGAGGTATGGCAGGAGTCCTTCACAGGTTATGTGCGCCCACGGATCCGATGCCCTCCTGGCGTATGTCATCAACGCCTTTACACTCGAAGGCGACGAGATTCTAACCGTCGATGCAACCTTTACCGGGATCTTCGTCAATACCAACAAACAAGGCCGGAAGGTGCGTCTCGTTCCATTAACCGACTATGTCATTGACCTAGAGGTGCTGGCCGCATCGGTATCGACCGATACCAAGATCGTCTATTTGGCTAATCCTAACAATCCGACCGGTACGATGTTTTCGCAGAGCCGGTTTGAGGCCTTCATGGACCAGGTCCCTAAGGAAGTGTTAGTCATTCTGGACGAAGCGTATTGTGCATATGCGTCCAAACATGACGGCTATCCGGATGGTTTGCAATACTCCCACGAGAACCTCATTATCGCTCGCTCGTTGTCCAAGGTCTATGGACTGGCCGGGCTGCGGATCGGATTTGCCGTGGGGCCAGAGTATCTTATTGATGCCCTCTATAAGGTAAAGCTTCCGTTCGAGCCCAATCAGCCGGCTCAGGTAGCCGCCATGGCGGCCTTGGCTGATGACGAATTCCTGCAACGAACTATTGAGGTCAATGAGCAATCACTGGCTCGATTTACGACCTGCTTTGACCGACTTGAGATTCCATATGTTAAAACGGTCGCCTGTTTTGTGTTGGTGTTGCTGCCGACAGAGGAAGTTGCGCGGCTGTTCTTTGAGCGATGTCTGGACTACGGACTTATTGTCAGACATGCCGGGTCCTTTGGCGTGGCCAATGGCATTCGCATCAGTTCCGGGAACAAAGAGGACACGGAGTTCGCGGTAGACGTGATCGAGAAAGTGTGGCAAGAGATCACTGCATCATCCTGTGTAACAGGATGCAACAAGTAA
- a CDS encoding acyl-CoA dehydrogenase family protein produces MVSLKLTDEQLEFAAMAREFCQKRVFPVTRKLDEEGIPDDLLQEMADLGYLGCAIPEEFGGMGVDQFSLAGIIEEFARANGGLATLIAAHLSLGYKSLELYGNDEQKKKYSPLMASGGIASFCLTEPNAGTDVSAVSTKAESGPDGFVLNGEKMFITSADIAKFFVVICKTENRHTAFLVERDAEGLSVGLPEKKLGIRSSKTCSVHFQDVKVSPDAMLGELGKGLRVALTVLDYGRLGVTAGALGMAEQAFTEAVEYAQNRIQFGKSIASFQASQFTFADVRLDIDCSRLLLYDALAKCHAGERFSTEAAKAKLKASETSCIAADANVQMHGGYGYTQDYNAERLYRDARITRIYEGTSEAMRMIIGSAYR; encoded by the coding sequence GTGGTATCACTCAAACTGACTGATGAACAGCTTGAATTCGCGGCCATGGCGCGAGAATTCTGTCAGAAGCGCGTCTTCCCAGTTACCCGGAAACTCGATGAGGAAGGGATTCCCGACGACCTGCTTCAGGAGATGGCGGATCTTGGATATCTCGGATGTGCGATTCCTGAAGAATTCGGCGGAATGGGAGTCGATCAATTCTCTTTGGCCGGTATTATTGAAGAATTCGCACGTGCCAACGGCGGCCTCGCAACGCTGATTGCCGCGCACCTCAGTCTCGGCTACAAGAGCCTTGAGCTATATGGTAATGACGAACAGAAGAAGAAATACTCACCCCTGATGGCCAGTGGCGGCATTGCCTCGTTTTGTCTCACAGAGCCGAATGCCGGGACCGATGTGTCGGCCGTAAGTACCAAAGCCGAGTCCGGCCCCGACGGCTTTGTTCTTAACGGGGAAAAGATGTTCATCACATCAGCCGATATTGCTAAGTTTTTCGTCGTGATTTGCAAGACGGAGAATCGACATACGGCATTCCTGGTAGAACGTGATGCTGAAGGTCTTTCGGTCGGCCTTCCGGAGAAGAAGCTGGGGATAAGGTCATCCAAGACCTGTAGTGTTCATTTTCAAGACGTCAAAGTGTCCCCCGATGCAATGCTCGGAGAACTCGGCAAGGGACTGAGAGTTGCTTTGACCGTTCTTGATTACGGTCGACTGGGAGTTACCGCTGGAGCCCTCGGAATGGCTGAGCAAGCCTTCACCGAAGCCGTAGAATACGCTCAGAATCGTATCCAATTTGGCAAGTCGATTGCCAGCTTCCAAGCATCCCAGTTCACCTTTGCCGACGTCCGGTTGGATATCGATTGCTCTCGGCTGCTTCTGTACGACGCCCTGGCGAAGTGCCATGCAGGTGAGCGCTTCTCTACCGAAGCGGCCAAGGCCAAACTCAAAGCGTCCGAAACGTCCTGCATAGCGGCCGATGCTAATGTTCAGATGCATGGTGGTTACGGTTACACACAGGACTATAATGCAGAACGCTTGTATCGAGACGCCCGGATAACCAGGATATACGAAGGCACTTCCGAGGCTATGCGAATGATTATCGGCAGTGCGTATCGGTAA
- a CDS encoding PaaI family thioesterase, with protein sequence MKEIPLYSGCFVCGQENETGLKARFFWDEDKAVCDITANEAFSGYKNVFHGGIVATLLDEVMIKSLLAQGILAVTAELTVQFLKPANCGDKLHLEGWKSGGKGSVYLTEGQAVNQDGDTVARATAKYVKPKSGLGDRLRESL encoded by the coding sequence GTGAAGGAGATCCCTTTATACTCTGGCTGCTTTGTCTGCGGCCAGGAAAACGAGACGGGTCTCAAGGCCAGGTTTTTCTGGGACGAAGATAAGGCCGTCTGCGACATCACCGCGAATGAGGCCTTCTCCGGTTACAAGAATGTGTTTCATGGCGGCATTGTTGCCACTCTGCTCGACGAAGTTATGATAAAGTCACTTCTGGCTCAGGGGATTCTTGCCGTCACGGCCGAACTCACAGTTCAATTCCTGAAGCCAGCTAACTGTGGCGACAAACTCCACCTTGAAGGCTGGAAATCCGGCGGCAAAGGGAGTGTCTACCTGACCGAGGGGCAGGCCGTCAACCAAGATGGTGACACAGTGGCCAGGGCAACGGCCAAATACGTGAAGCCCAAAAGCGGTCTGGGCGACAGACTTCGTGAGTCACTGTAG
- a CDS encoding EF2563 family selenium-dependent molybdenum hydroxylase system protein, whose translation MTSHSVKNRVIVRGAGEMASGVIKYLVLDGHSVVALEKPAPSCVRRHVCYAEAFFKERLTIEGVTAVLVSNVEEAEATTDDRIVPLLIDPEAKQLSTLAPMVVIDARMLKQRSETNLGMAPVVIGLGPGFTASDNCHAAIETNRGTNLGRVLYSGSPEVYSGVPASVHGYSRRRVLRSPAQGTFVARCRISDTVRSGQVLGYVKSIAVVGAIDGVVRGLIHDGLEVDIGQKIGDIDPRSVKEHCYVMSDKANAIGEGVLEALRELRCL comes from the coding sequence GTGACTTCGCATTCCGTCAAGAATAGGGTAATCGTCCGAGGGGCGGGAGAGATGGCCTCAGGGGTCATAAAATACCTGGTACTGGACGGCCATAGCGTGGTCGCCCTGGAGAAGCCGGCTCCTTCGTGTGTAAGGCGTCACGTGTGTTACGCCGAAGCGTTTTTCAAGGAGAGATTAACGATTGAGGGGGTTACTGCCGTCCTCGTTAGTAACGTGGAAGAGGCCGAGGCAACCACCGATGATCGGATTGTTCCTCTATTGATCGATCCGGAAGCCAAACAACTGTCCACTTTAGCACCGATGGTAGTTATCGACGCTCGTATGCTCAAACAGCGAAGCGAGACTAATCTCGGAATGGCGCCCGTAGTGATCGGTCTCGGTCCGGGTTTCACTGCTTCTGATAATTGCCATGCTGCCATAGAAACGAACCGAGGGACAAACCTGGGACGAGTACTTTACTCCGGTTCTCCCGAGGTCTATTCCGGTGTCCCTGCTTCTGTCCACGGGTATAGTCGGCGGAGAGTCCTGCGCTCTCCCGCCCAGGGCACGTTTGTGGCTCGGTGCAGAATCTCGGACACTGTTCGGTCCGGTCAGGTTCTCGGCTATGTTAAGTCGATCGCAGTCGTTGGCGCCATTGACGGGGTCGTGCGGGGGTTGATCCATGATGGCCTGGAAGTAGATATAGGTCAGAAGATCGGCGATATCGATCCCCGTAGTGTGAAGGAACACTGCTATGTAATGTCTGACAAGGCCAACGCCATCGGCGAAGGTGTACTTGAGGCCCTGCGAGAACTTAGATGCCTATAG
- a CDS encoding XdhC/CoxI family protein, whose translation MSIFEEMHNSKKAGLPFVLATIVRTAGPSPRLAGAKMLVFPDGTISGTIGGGTFEKLVIDDCLRLLNTGVNHELKRYAFSQMGKDATGMSCGGEGEVFMEVSSRPKRLLIFGGGHICNELVRLAAGSEFSVCVIDDRPDILSKYNEPVTTLTTDSNYQENLPALDRDCYVVIVTRSHKHDEPVLAQVIEEKCAYIGMIGSKAKVRKMFASLEKSGVDPARLEQVHAPIGLNIKGEGPYEIAVSILAELISVKNKTD comes from the coding sequence ATGAGTATCTTTGAAGAAATGCACAATAGTAAGAAGGCTGGTCTGCCCTTTGTGCTGGCCACCATCGTGCGGACGGCCGGACCGTCGCCGCGATTGGCCGGAGCCAAAATGCTGGTGTTCCCTGATGGGACAATCTCAGGCACAATAGGTGGCGGCACATTTGAAAAGTTGGTTATTGACGATTGTCTTCGACTGTTGAACACGGGCGTGAACCACGAGTTGAAACGATATGCATTTTCGCAGATGGGTAAGGATGCAACCGGAATGTCATGTGGAGGTGAAGGGGAAGTTTTCATGGAAGTCAGCTCCAGACCGAAGAGATTGTTGATTTTTGGCGGGGGGCATATCTGCAACGAACTCGTAAGACTTGCCGCCGGTTCCGAGTTCTCGGTTTGCGTTATTGATGATCGCCCGGATATTCTGAGCAAATACAATGAACCTGTGACGACCCTGACGACAGATTCTAACTACCAGGAAAATCTCCCCGCTCTTGATCGCGATTGTTATGTGGTCATCGTCACCCGCTCCCATAAGCACGACGAACCGGTCCTGGCGCAGGTCATTGAGGAAAAGTGTGCGTACATCGGCATGATTGGATCAAAGGCGAAGGTTCGCAAGATGTTTGCATCCCTGGAGAAATCGGGTGTAGATCCGGCGCGGCTGGAGCAGGTGCACGCCCCCATCGGTTTGAACATCAAGGGTGAAGGCCCCTATGAAATCGCCGTCTCCATACTGGCCGAGTTGATCTCCGTAAAGAACAAGACAGACTGA